A genomic stretch from Rhodobacterales bacterium HKCCA1288 includes:
- a CDS encoding GcrA cell cycle regulator — MSWTDERVELLKKMWAEGQSASQIAKELGGVTRNAVIGKVHRLGLSNRSTTTPASTAKAPKETKAPAEPNAATARANAKRDTAAETKPSPKPRPAAEAKPATEAPAAAPVPRANNVTPLRKPIVPAGQPLPPQPSANEISPEALAKVKEVENHAKRISLMELTERTCKWPIGDPATENFYFCGLPVQQGKPYCEAHVGVAFQPMSTRRDRRR; from the coding sequence ATGTCCTGGACCGATGAGCGCGTAGAGCTACTCAAGAAAATGTGGGCCGAAGGGCAATCCGCAAGCCAAATCGCTAAAGAGTTGGGCGGGGTGACGCGCAATGCCGTCATCGGCAAAGTGCATCGCTTGGGTTTGTCGAACCGCTCGACCACCACCCCTGCAAGCACGGCCAAAGCCCCCAAAGAGACAAAGGCCCCCGCCGAGCCAAATGCCGCAACAGCGCGCGCCAATGCAAAGCGCGACACAGCCGCAGAGACGAAACCAAGCCCCAAGCCGCGCCCCGCAGCAGAAGCCAAGCCCGCGACAGAAGCCCCTGCCGCAGCCCCTGTGCCACGCGCGAATAATGTCACGCCTTTGCGCAAGCCGATTGTCCCCGCAGGTCAACCATTGCCGCCGCAGCCTTCGGCAAATGAAATCAGCCCCGAGGCTTTGGCGAAGGTGAAAGAAGTGGAAAACCACGCCAAGCGGATCAGCCTGATGGAATTGACCGAGCGCACCTGCAAATGGCCCATTGGCGACCCCGCCACAGAGAATTTTTATTTCTGCGGCCTGCCTGTGCAACAGGGGAAACCCTATTGCGAGGCCCATGTTGGCGTTGCCTTCCAACCCATGAGCACCAGACGCGACCGCCGCCGTTAA